Proteins encoded together in one Candidatus Rokuibacteriota bacterium window:
- a CDS encoding conserved phage C-terminal domain-containing protein, producing the protein MSRYRKITVAMWGDARFRALSAPQHNARYLWIYLLTGPHTGPIPGLSVAGEAALAEALGWPLPKFRQAFAEIAAQGMAEADWPARVLFLPKAIKHNPPESPNVVRSWRTYMAEVAECSLKAKAEAMLKGWLEAKGKAWLEAFGEAFPIAFPEALGLSGAGAGAGEKQEQEPIPLTPQGGNGDGAHAQVVVWLEALNEIGGLHFKATANQLRPIQARIAEGFTLEQARHVVKAKVSEWSRTDMAKYLRPSTLFGVKFDGYLQAATNGSDKATPSRHVDAWGEREPVQTPADDPRGAT; encoded by the coding sequence GTGAGCCGGTACCGCAAGATCACCGTCGCCATGTGGGGCGACGCCCGGTTCCGCGCGCTCTCCGCGCCCCAGCACAACGCGCGGTACCTGTGGATCTACCTCCTCACGGGTCCGCACACCGGACCGATCCCGGGGCTGTCGGTCGCTGGCGAGGCGGCGCTGGCCGAGGCCCTCGGCTGGCCGCTCCCGAAGTTCCGCCAGGCCTTCGCGGAGATCGCCGCTCAAGGAATGGCCGAAGCCGACTGGCCAGCGCGCGTGCTGTTCCTGCCCAAAGCGATCAAGCACAACCCGCCCGAGAGCCCGAACGTCGTCCGCTCGTGGCGCACGTACATGGCCGAGGTCGCCGAGTGCTCCCTCAAGGCAAAGGCCGAAGCCATGCTTAAGGGCTGGCTAGAAGCCAAGGGGAAAGCCTGGCTGGAAGCCTTTGGCGAAGCCTTCCCGATAGCCTTCCCCGAAGCCTTAGGCTTATCAGGAGCAGGAGCAGGAGCAGGAGAAAAGCAGGAGCAGGAACCTATCCCCCTAACCCCCCAAGGGGGGAATGGGGATGGGGCTCACGCTCAGGTTGTTGTCTGGTTGGAAGCCTTGAACGAGATCGGAGGTCTGCACTTCAAGGCGACGGCAAATCAGCTCCGGCCTATCCAGGCGCGGATCGCGGAAGGCTTCACGCTCGAGCAGGCCCGCCACGTCGTCAAGGCCAAGGTCTCGGAGTGGTCCCGTACCGACATGGCCAAGTATCTACGCCCGTCAACGCTCTTCGGAGTCAAGTTCGACGGATACCTCCAGGCGGCGACCAACGGCTCGGACAAGGCGACGCCAAGCCGACATGTGGACGCGTGGGGCGAGCGCGAGCCTGTGCAGACGCCTGCAGACGACCCCAGGGGGGCCACATGA